One Mercurialis annua linkage group LG3, ddMerAnnu1.2, whole genome shotgun sequence DNA window includes the following coding sequences:
- the LOC126671508 gene encoding protein POOR HOMOLOGOUS SYNAPSIS 1-like → MAGMEPSQNPNEEAALKNLWLIHYSRFFCFPLAKSKSAHLIPLTKRCTRNNPHGKWLSSSSSSTAVLHLNCNQTACGPVLIVLFQGKVYEEHYISRLIFSWPQVACLSECPVRGSRVVFASYKDSSGQVQKFAMQFSSSSESQTFIKSLKEGLKGTRSVGSELTSPSENLSRTATYERRTEELSNVTALQHLSSNESVKSTCPEKLLSVHGSEVPSTPLPSSFTALLFDKCNKTEEEPTKAPEALCLNTQAVGCATGSPFYDMLRKLETVIHELGGDLSL, encoded by the exons ATGGCGGGAATGGAACCCTCGCAAAACCCTAACGAAGAAGCAGCGCTGAAAAACTTATGGCTGATACACTACTCTCGATTCTTTTGCTTTCCTCTCGCCAAATCAAAGTCTGCCCATCTCATTCCTCTTACTAAAAGATGCACAAGAAACAATCCACATGGCAAATggctctcttcttcttcttcttcaacggCCGTTCTGCATCTTAACTGTAATCAAACTGCTTGCGGGCCGGTCCTTATCGTCTTGTTTCAAGGCAAAGTCTAC GAAGAACACTACATATCCAGGTTGATTTTCTCTTGGCCGCAAGTGGCGTGTCTTAGTGAATGCCCTGTTAGAGGTAGCAGAGTTGTCTTTGCAAGTTACAAAGATAGTTCAGGCCAG GTCCAAAAGTTCGCTATGCAATTTTCATCATCTTCTGAATCACAAACATTCATAAAGTCCTTAAAG GAAGGTTTGAAAGGAACCAGAAGTGTTGGATCAGAACTGACATCTCCATCTGAGAACTTATCGAGGACTGCTACTTATGAGAG GCGCACTGAGGAATTGAGCAATGTGACTGCATTACAGCACTTATCAAGTAATGAAAGTGTGAAAAGCACATGTCCGGAGAAACTGCTATCCGTACACGGCTCAGAAGTACCTTCTACTCCCTTACCCTCTAGTTTCACCGCTCTTCTTTTTGACAAATGCAACAAGACTGAAGAAG AACCAACAAAAGCACCTGAGGCACTTTGTCTTAATACTCAAGCAGTG GGTTGTGCAACTGGTTCTCCTTTCTATG